In Pseudomonadota bacterium, a single window of DNA contains:
- a CDS encoding DivIVA domain-containing protein, with protein MPITPQDIQSKQFHVRMRGFDVDEVDKFLEKIAEEFLILTLENKQIIEKVESMEKEIANFRNKEQTFQNAILSAQRISDEMQEKSRQEAEKTLTLARKESEELQARVREEAEALQERAHKEASEMKRNARAEASRLESDARARIAHLTSEVNTLIGMKDRITNDLRALLGNYLQKINEAVPETLNTLEELPEPEFSGRSAGDFSLSADDREDDLGDLYEKIDLPDDTFSSQDEETEIAAPEPQELGLDDLEPLGLEDEEEPGTMVAVQIDGDEGFDQDPDISIPDLDGEMLFSLDDPLDELEPSVRISPEKNIDR; from the coding sequence ATGCCGATCACTCCGCAAGACATACAATCCAAACAGTTCCACGTCAGAATGCGTGGCTTTGATGTTGACGAGGTCGACAAATTCCTGGAAAAGATCGCCGAGGAATTCCTGATCCTGACCCTTGAAAACAAGCAGATCATTGAAAAGGTCGAGAGCATGGAGAAGGAGATTGCGAACTTCCGCAACAAGGAACAGACCTTCCAGAATGCCATTCTCTCCGCCCAGAGAATCAGCGACGAGATGCAGGAAAAAAGCCGCCAGGAGGCTGAGAAGACTCTAACTCTGGCCCGGAAGGAGTCCGAAGAGCTGCAGGCCAGGGTGCGGGAAGAGGCCGAAGCGCTTCAGGAGCGGGCCCACAAGGAAGCAAGTGAAATGAAGCGAAACGCCAGGGCTGAAGCTTCCCGCCTTGAAAGCGACGCCCGGGCGCGGATTGCCCACCTCACCTCGGAAGTAAACACCCTGATCGGCATGAAAGACCGGATCACAAACGATCTGCGGGCGCTGCTGGGGAACTATCTGCAAAAAATCAACGAAGCGGTCCCCGAAACCCTGAATACCCTGGAAGAACTCCCCGAACCGGAATTCTCCGGCCGGTCGGCAGGTGATTTTTCCCTCTCGGCCGACGACCGGGAAGATGATCTGGGAGATCTCTACGAAAAGATTGATCTGCCCGACGACACCTTTTCTTCGCAGGACGAGGAAACCGAAATTGCCGCCCCCGAACCGCAGGAACTCGGACTTGATGATCTTGAGCCTCTCGGCCTCGAAGACGAGGAAGAACCGGGAACCATGGTCGCCGTTCAGATCGACGGGGATGAAGGGTTTGATCAGGACCCGGACATCTCCATTCCCGACCTGGACGGGGAGATGCTGTTCTCGCTTGACGACCCCCTTGATGAACTGGAGCCGTCGGTCCGGATTTCCCCTGAAAAAAATATCGACCGCTGA
- a CDS encoding YggU family protein, whose protein sequence is MPYLSAGGDNAVLLEIYVQPKSSKNRVCGIHNRMLKIAITAPPVDGKANSQITAFLAKLFRVPKSAVTLVSGLQGRTKKVSVSGINLEQARAVLSTIL, encoded by the coding sequence GTGCCCTATCTCAGCGCCGGCGGAGACAATGCGGTTCTCCTTGAAATCTACGTCCAGCCGAAGTCTTCAAAGAACCGGGTGTGCGGCATCCACAACCGGATGCTCAAAATTGCGATCACCGCCCCTCCGGTTGACGGCAAAGCCAACAGCCAGATCACCGCCTTCCTCGCCAAGCTATTCAGGGTGCCGAAATCGGCGGTCACCCTGGTGAGCGGCCTGCAGGGGCGGACAAAAAAAGTCTCGGTTTCCGGAATCAACCTTGAGCAGGCGCGAGCCGTTCTCTCAACGATTCTCTAG
- a CDS encoding YfcE family phosphodiesterase yields the protein MTRIGILSDTHLTRPDELFTARVSACFAEIPVIIHAGDLTSPSVLEVFAGKEVYAVHGNMCDHSSRSTLPPCRKLAIDRFEIVVVHGYGFGYGNDLEERLFSEFTSADCIIYGHTHSPVCHTVGEVLIMNPGSFQSTGRFGSPGTYGVLTVGEKLCGRIHTVPEG from the coding sequence ATGACAAGGATCGGCATCCTGTCCGACACCCACCTGACCCGGCCCGACGAGCTGTTCACCGCCCGGGTGAGCGCCTGTTTTGCGGAAATCCCTGTGATTATCCATGCGGGAGACCTGACCAGCCCTTCAGTTCTTGAGGTTTTTGCGGGCAAGGAGGTCTATGCGGTTCATGGCAATATGTGTGACCATTCCTCCCGCTCCACCCTGCCGCCCTGCCGCAAACTGGCAATCGACCGCTTTGAGATCGTCGTCGTTCACGGCTATGGATTCGGCTATGGGAACGACCTTGAAGAGCGGTTGTTCAGCGAATTTACCTCCGCCGACTGTATCATCTACGGCCACACCCATTCACCGGTGTGCCATACGGTGGGAGAGGTCCTGATCATGAACCCCGGCAGTTTCCAGTCCACCGGCCGTTTCGGCAGTCCGGGCACCTATGGTGTGCTTACGGTCGGCGAGAAGCTTTGCGGCAGAATCCATACTGTGCCGGAGGGATGA
- a CDS encoding HIT domain-containing protein, which produces MKNLWAPWRMSYIMEKKAPAEACFFDAAPEKNHDRHHLILYRNAATVVLLNRYPYANGHLLVAPARHVATLLELAEAEAASLIAMVRSATAILEKHLRPDGFNIGLNLGEVAGAGIADHLHFHIIPRWSGDHNFMATVAEIRTIPEHIEQTFDRLLPDFQSLAEIPDE; this is translated from the coding sequence ATGAAAAATCTGTGGGCCCCTTGGCGCATGTCATACATCATGGAAAAAAAGGCGCCGGCAGAAGCATGTTTTTTCGACGCAGCCCCTGAAAAAAATCACGATCGGCATCACCTGATCCTTTACCGCAATGCAGCCACCGTCGTGCTGCTGAACCGCTATCCCTATGCCAACGGCCATCTCTTGGTCGCACCGGCACGGCACGTGGCGACCCTTCTCGAACTGGCTGAGGCTGAAGCAGCCTCCCTGATCGCGATGGTCAGATCGGCCACCGCGATCCTCGAAAAGCATCTCCGCCCGGACGGCTTTAATATCGGCCTCAATCTCGGCGAAGTCGCCGGGGCCGGAATTGCCGACCACCTCCACTTCCATATCATCCCGAGATGGTCCGGAGATCACAACTTCATGGCCACAGTCGCCGAAATCAGGACCATCCCGGAACACATCGAGCAGACGTTTGACCGGCTGCTCCCCGATTTTCAATCTCTGGCGGAGATCCCCGATGAGTAA
- the mutS gene encoding DNA mismatch repair protein MutS — protein sequence MSNPPKVTPMLRQYLEIKEQYPDAILFYRLGDFYEMFFDDAKIASKVLGITLTSRNSKEDEENRIPLCGVPHHAAPGYLAKLVKAGHRVAVCEQMEDPREAKGVVKREVVRVVTPGLITEEQVLDDKSNRYLAAVCLIGKTWGLSLLDLSTGEFLVSEKEEPAELLDELNRLMPSELLYEKEGGGSELFKNNPLLIPDICMTGRPAGYFQQETSRELLQEHFQTTSLAGFGCETLEAGVTAAGGLLQYLQETQKTSLSHIERLTPLLLQDVLMVDDSSRRNLELTATLIGGKREGSLLHCLDRTCTPMGARLLKKNLLFPLQDVGVINERLDTVEKLVREHGRCQELREELAGVYDLERLNSRIVLGSGNGRDLTALKYSLKKLPFLQKKALAAKVLPHQSENLDLLQDIHDLIDTGIREDAPITIRDGGLIRGGYNEELDELVEILTRGKEMILALENREREKTGISNLKIGFNKVFGYYLEVTRAQQSKVPDYFIRKQTLVNAERFITPELKEFESKVAGASEKRLDLEYRLFCDIRGRVGACSSRIIQAAAYVAELDFICCLAEIARRNHYVRPRINSGDEITIKEGRHPVIEKALPAGRFVPNDIHLDQTANEVLIITGPNMAGKSTVLRQTALIVLMAQMGSFVPADEAEIGVVDRIFTRVGAMDDLRKAQSTFMVEMNETANILNNATDRSLVILDEIGRGTSTFDGLSIAWAVSEDLVNKNGKGVKTIFATHYHELTELAATFNRIKNFNIAVREWDDTILFLHKLLPGGTNRSYGIQVAALAGVPTRVVDRAKEILRNIEKGEFNSLGQPRIAGGRKPMPGKPNQMALFTPPPDPVRMKLDEISPETLSPLEALQMIYQLKELNDKES from the coding sequence ATGAGTAATCCTCCCAAAGTAACGCCGATGCTCCGCCAATACTTGGAGATCAAGGAACAGTACCCCGATGCCATTCTCTTCTACCGGCTGGGCGACTTCTACGAGATGTTTTTTGATGACGCGAAAATCGCCTCAAAGGTTCTCGGAATCACCCTCACCTCCAGAAACAGCAAGGAAGACGAAGAAAACCGGATTCCCCTCTGCGGCGTCCCCCACCATGCCGCTCCTGGTTATCTTGCCAAACTGGTCAAAGCCGGTCACCGGGTGGCGGTCTGCGAACAGATGGAAGACCCCCGCGAAGCCAAGGGGGTCGTCAAAAGGGAAGTGGTCAGGGTGGTCACCCCCGGCCTGATCACCGAGGAACAGGTGCTGGACGACAAATCCAACCGCTATCTCGCCGCCGTCTGCCTGATCGGTAAAACCTGGGGTTTAAGTCTGCTTGACCTTTCCACCGGAGAGTTCCTGGTGTCCGAGAAAGAGGAGCCCGCGGAACTGCTCGACGAACTGAACAGATTGATGCCTTCCGAGCTGCTCTACGAGAAAGAAGGAGGCGGCTCCGAACTTTTCAAAAACAACCCGCTGCTGATCCCGGACATCTGCATGACCGGGCGACCGGCAGGTTATTTTCAGCAGGAAACCTCCCGGGAACTTCTGCAGGAGCATTTCCAGACCACGAGCCTCGCCGGGTTCGGCTGCGAAACCCTTGAGGCCGGTGTGACCGCCGCCGGAGGGCTGCTCCAATATCTGCAGGAAACCCAGAAGACCTCCCTTTCCCACATCGAGCGGCTGACCCCGCTTTTGCTGCAAGATGTCCTGATGGTGGACGATTCGTCCCGGCGAAACCTGGAGCTCACGGCAACCCTGATCGGCGGCAAGCGCGAAGGGTCACTCCTTCACTGCCTCGACCGGACCTGCACCCCGATGGGGGCAAGACTTCTCAAAAAAAATCTTCTCTTTCCGCTGCAGGATGTCGGCGTGATCAACGAACGGTTGGACACCGTGGAAAAACTGGTCCGGGAGCATGGCCGCTGCCAGGAATTGCGGGAAGAACTGGCCGGGGTCTATGACCTCGAACGGCTGAACAGCCGGATTGTTCTCGGCAGCGGCAATGGTCGGGATCTCACCGCCCTCAAGTATTCGCTGAAGAAACTCCCCTTTCTGCAGAAAAAAGCTCTCGCGGCTAAAGTTCTGCCCCACCAGTCGGAAAACCTTGACCTGCTTCAGGACATTCATGACCTGATCGACACCGGGATCCGGGAGGATGCGCCGATAACCATCCGGGACGGCGGCCTGATCCGCGGAGGCTATAACGAAGAGCTTGACGAACTGGTCGAGATCCTGACCCGGGGCAAGGAAATGATTCTCGCTCTGGAAAATCGGGAACGGGAGAAAACGGGGATCAGCAATCTGAAAATCGGCTTCAACAAGGTATTCGGCTACTATCTCGAGGTGACCCGGGCACAGCAGAGCAAGGTGCCGGATTATTTCATCCGCAAGCAGACCCTGGTCAACGCCGAACGCTTCATCACCCCTGAACTGAAAGAGTTTGAAAGCAAGGTGGCCGGCGCATCGGAAAAACGGCTTGACCTGGAATACCGTCTATTCTGCGATATTCGCGGCCGGGTCGGCGCCTGCAGCAGCCGGATCATCCAGGCCGCGGCTTATGTCGCGGAACTGGACTTCATCTGCTGCCTGGCCGAAATCGCCCGGCGCAACCATTACGTCCGACCGCGAATCAACTCCGGCGATGAGATAACTATCAAGGAAGGACGTCATCCGGTGATCGAAAAAGCGCTGCCGGCAGGACGTTTCGTCCCCAACGACATCCATCTTGACCAGACCGCAAACGAGGTGCTGATCATCACCGGCCCCAATATGGCCGGCAAATCGACCGTCCTCAGGCAGACGGCGCTGATCGTGCTGATGGCCCAGATGGGAAGTTTTGTCCCCGCCGATGAAGCCGAAATCGGCGTCGTGGACCGGATCTTCACCCGGGTCGGCGCCATGGATGACTTACGGAAGGCCCAGTCAACCTTCATGGTTGAGATGAATGAAACGGCAAACATTCTAAACAACGCCACCGACAGAAGTCTGGTCATCCTGGACGAGATCGGCAGGGGCACCAGCACCTTTGACGGGCTGTCGATCGCCTGGGCGGTCAGCGAAGATCTGGTCAACAAGAACGGTAAAGGGGTCAAAACCATCTTCGCCACCCATTACCATGAACTGACGGAACTGGCGGCAACCTTCAACCGGATCAAAAACTTTAATATCGCGGTCAGGGAATGGGATGATACGATCCTCTTCCTCCATAAGCTCCTGCCCGGCGGCACCAACCGCAGCTATGGTATCCAGGTCGCCGCCCTGGCCGGAGTGCCGACCCGGGTCGTTGACCGGGCAAAGGAAATTCTCCGGAACATTGAAAAAGGAGAATTCAACAGCCTCGGGCAGCCGCGGATTGCCGGCGGCAGAAAACCCATGCCGGGGAAACCGAACCAGATGGCCCTTTTTACGCCGCCGCCCGACCCGGTCCGGATGAAGCTCGATGAAATATCCCCGGAAACCTTAAGCCCACTGGAAGCGCTGCAAATGATTTACCAGCTCAAGGAACTGAATGACAAAGAGTCATGA
- a CDS encoding N-acetylmuramoyl-L-alanine amidase encodes MPKATYPPPEVQPLPGKTEVTNRRNSHVFSGQATSSFRFRTRTGQKISAALVLFILLLFPVLSWSAKGKTDLNEHYALAKEYYQKISSDRNLSTDRKNWLESIGKFRRIYRTDQNHELSPSSLFMMARIYHDMYDKFKNPLDLGESIAYYEDIISLYSKNRLADDALYALGNIYLDDRKDLKKAGRFFKRLLTNYPDGDMAMAAAARYEKISVGSEQQEGDKIILTGTLKTRATGNSDLKNRPVGSKANLKPLRYWSTVKYTRVVIETTSPVQFKENLLEKIGDQPRRLYVDLQNCLIAPELQKSIPIDDGLLRRVRSGQYTADSVRVVLDTQSLSDYKIFSLEDPFRIVIDVNGQKEEKTPEADSDPMGIPTLAQQLGLGIKRIILDPGHGGKDSGARGFGLMEKDIVLDVARKVAARLRNTIGCEVILTRDMDVFIPLEERTAIANTKGGDLFISIHVNASPSKRVRGVETYILDLARSNDAMQVAARENATSTRQISDLQTILLDLIQNSKKTESIKLAELVQESMVSGLKKSYKSVRNLGVKEAPFVVLVGAQMPAILAEISFISNPTEAKLLKSEQYLNTISDQITAGVSQYVTDLNVSNLAYMQ; translated from the coding sequence ATGCCAAAAGCAACATACCCGCCTCCGGAAGTCCAACCCCTGCCGGGTAAGACCGAAGTGACGAATCGGCGCAACAGTCATGTATTCTCCGGGCAGGCCACATCCTCTTTCCGCTTCCGGACCCGCACCGGACAAAAAATCTCCGCCGCCTTGGTCCTGTTCATCCTGCTCCTCTTCCCGGTGCTTTCCTGGTCGGCCAAGGGCAAAACCGACCTGAATGAGCACTACGCCCTGGCCAAGGAGTACTATCAGAAGATCTCCTCCGATCGCAACCTTTCGACGGACCGGAAAAACTGGCTTGAATCAATCGGAAAATTCAGGCGAATTTACCGAACTGACCAGAACCACGAACTGTCGCCGTCAAGCCTGTTCATGATGGCCAGAATTTACCATGACATGTACGACAAGTTCAAAAACCCCCTCGACCTCGGAGAATCGATCGCCTACTACGAAGACATCATCTCCCTCTATTCAAAAAACCGCCTTGCCGATGACGCTCTCTATGCACTTGGGAACATCTACCTGGACGACCGAAAAGATTTGAAGAAAGCGGGCAGGTTTTTCAAAAGACTCTTAACCAACTATCCGGATGGCGATATGGCCATGGCCGCCGCTGCCCGGTATGAGAAAATATCCGTCGGGAGCGAACAGCAGGAAGGGGATAAAATCATCCTGACCGGCACCCTGAAAACCCGGGCAACCGGCAACAGCGATCTGAAAAACAGGCCTGTCGGCAGTAAAGCGAACCTGAAACCGCTTCGCTACTGGTCTACAGTCAAGTACACCAGGGTGGTGATCGAAACCACTTCCCCGGTCCAATTCAAGGAAAATCTCCTTGAGAAGATCGGCGACCAGCCCCGCCGCCTCTATGTGGATCTCCAGAATTGCCTGATCGCCCCGGAACTCCAGAAGTCGATCCCGATTGATGACGGCCTGCTGCGCAGGGTCAGAAGCGGCCAGTACACCGCCGACTCGGTCCGGGTGGTACTCGACACCCAGTCCCTGTCGGATTACAAGATTTTCAGCCTGGAAGACCCGTTCCGGATCGTCATTGATGTGAATGGCCAGAAGGAGGAAAAGACGCCTGAAGCAGACAGTGATCCCATGGGAATTCCTACCCTCGCCCAGCAGCTGGGTCTCGGGATCAAGCGGATTATTCTTGATCCCGGCCATGGCGGCAAAGACTCGGGCGCCAGAGGTTTCGGCCTCATGGAAAAAGACATTGTCCTCGACGTTGCCAGAAAAGTAGCCGCCAGACTCAGAAACACCATCGGCTGCGAAGTAATCCTGACCAGGGATATGGATGTCTTCATCCCCCTTGAAGAGCGGACCGCCATCGCCAACACCAAGGGCGGGGACCTCTTTATTTCCATCCATGTCAACGCCTCACCCTCCAAACGGGTGCGGGGAGTCGAGACCTATATCCTCGATCTGGCCAGGAGCAATGATGCGATGCAGGTAGCGGCCCGGGAAAACGCCACCTCCACCCGTCAGATCAGTGACCTGCAGACCATCCTGCTCGACCTGATCCAGAACAGCAAAAAAACCGAATCGATCAAATTGGCCGAGCTGGTTCAGGAGAGCATGGTCAGCGGATTGAAAAAGTCATACAAAAGCGTCCGCAACCTCGGGGTCAAGGAGGCGCCGTTTGTTGTTCTGGTCGGCGCCCAGATGCCCGCCATTCTGGCCGAGATTTCCTTTATCAGCAACCCCACCGAGGCGAAACTGCTGAAATCGGAACAGTATCTGAATACGATTTCCGACCAGATCACCGCCGGAGTGTCCCAGTATGTGACCGATCTCAACGTATCAAACCTGGCATATATGCAATGA
- a CDS encoding TonB-dependent receptor, translating to MTTRSFQAFCVLVGASVLFPGFAQAVDRVEGLEIELNAGSRVDQLDWNIARDPSPNILSELTWSDLEIYEVSAGARVVMVNDRFPFATTLKAFGSYGEIQSGDNQDSDYGTNDRGDEWSRSNNGADRGEVSDFSLAWGLVFNTKGGRFTLSPLVGVSLHQQNLTIRDGFQTISEDNPFSSNSADNPPPVGPFSDLDSTYDAEWRSAWVGCDLGYQLTSRLELHGSVEYHPKARYEAEANWNLRADYAHPRSFAHDSDSADGFAGKFGGTFELRKVLINLDLKYQKWQADDGVDITYYWDGTTAATKLNEVNWESTSVSAGVTLRF from the coding sequence ATGACAACGCGATCTTTTCAGGCATTCTGTGTTCTCGTCGGCGCGTCTGTTCTGTTCCCTGGTTTCGCCCAGGCGGTGGACAGGGTGGAAGGTCTGGAAATTGAGTTGAATGCGGGTTCCCGGGTGGATCAGTTAGACTGGAATATCGCGAGGGACCCCAGCCCAAATATCCTTTCAGAGTTGACCTGGAGTGATCTGGAGATCTATGAGGTCAGCGCCGGAGCCCGGGTTGTGATGGTCAATGACAGATTCCCTTTTGCCACGACGCTCAAGGCTTTTGGCAGCTATGGCGAAATCCAGTCCGGCGACAATCAGGACTCTGATTATGGGACGAATGATCGTGGCGATGAATGGTCTCGTTCGAATAACGGGGCTGATCGTGGTGAGGTCTCCGATTTTTCATTGGCCTGGGGGCTCGTGTTCAACACGAAGGGTGGCAGGTTTACACTGTCCCCTTTAGTCGGGGTCTCTCTGCACCAGCAGAATCTGACAATCCGCGACGGCTTTCAGACTATTTCGGAGGATAACCCCTTCAGCTCAAACAGTGCAGACAATCCTCCGCCAGTCGGGCCTTTCTCTGACCTCGACAGCACCTATGACGCAGAATGGCGAAGCGCCTGGGTTGGGTGTGATCTCGGGTATCAATTGACATCAAGGCTGGAACTGCATGGTTCAGTGGAATATCACCCCAAAGCGAGATACGAGGCTGAAGCGAACTGGAACCTGAGAGCTGATTACGCTCATCCCAGAAGTTTTGCCCACGACTCTGATTCGGCGGATGGATTTGCAGGGAAATTTGGTGGGACATTTGAACTGAGAAAAGTGCTGATTAATCTTGATCTGAAGTATCAGAAATGGCAGGCCGATGATGGTGTCGATATCACTTATTATTGGGATGGCACCACTGCAGCGACGAAGCTGAATGAAGTGAACTGGGAATCAACAAGTGTTTCGGCGGGTGTGACCCTCCGCTTCTAA
- a CDS encoding NAD(P)-dependent oxidoreductase gives MDAKERMAIPRQQPRELSPETRVKNFDEVVFGFDEKTALLEAERCLQCKKPKCREGCPIHNDIPRFIRLLKEGKVEEAYWADRETNSLPAICSRVCPHEFQCEGSCIRAKKGEAVAIGMLERYLVDWMVANGKNLVKSCAIPKDKKVAIVGSGPAGMTVANILAHAGYPCTIFESLPVLGGMLGVGIPAYRLPRAIIAAEFESLKSCGVNIVTNTRIGKDKTLDQLRQDGFDAVFVGVGAHSSRKLGVEGEDLAGVVHGVDYLRKVNLGEDLNLGRNVVVVGGGNVAIDCARTALRTGSDQVFILYRRSKDEMPASRAEIHHLEEEGVRIEMQAAPVKIHGENGRLNKIECIRMGLGEPDASGRRRPEPIEGSNFMIEADAIVPAISQDVDLGAIDGVELKLSRWKTIEVDEVTMQSSVDWLFAGGDDVLGPETAAKAIYQGKEAAESIIRYLEGKDLKAGRVAEKE, from the coding sequence ATGGATGCCAAGGAAAGAATGGCGATTCCCCGGCAGCAGCCGAGGGAATTGTCTCCTGAAACCAGGGTGAAGAATTTTGATGAAGTGGTCTTTGGTTTTGACGAAAAAACAGCACTTCTTGAAGCGGAAAGGTGTCTGCAGTGCAAGAAACCAAAATGCCGGGAGGGTTGTCCGATCCATAACGATATTCCCAGGTTTATCCGTCTGCTGAAGGAAGGAAAGGTCGAAGAGGCATATTGGGCTGATCGTGAAACCAACTCGTTGCCGGCGATTTGCTCCAGGGTCTGCCCCCATGAATTTCAGTGTGAGGGATCATGCATCAGGGCCAAAAAAGGAGAGGCGGTCGCGATCGGCATGCTGGAAAGATATCTTGTCGACTGGATGGTCGCCAATGGCAAAAACCTTGTCAAATCCTGCGCAATACCCAAGGACAAAAAGGTGGCGATCGTCGGTTCCGGTCCTGCCGGGATGACTGTTGCCAATATCCTCGCCCATGCCGGTTACCCGTGTACCATTTTCGAGAGCCTTCCGGTTCTGGGGGGGATGCTCGGAGTCGGAATTCCTGCTTACCGTTTGCCCAGAGCGATTATTGCCGCTGAATTTGAATCCCTGAAGAGCTGTGGGGTCAACATTGTCACCAACACCAGAATAGGCAAGGACAAGACCCTTGACCAGTTGCGGCAAGATGGATTCGATGCCGTTTTTGTCGGAGTCGGTGCCCATTCAAGCCGGAAACTCGGGGTTGAAGGTGAGGATCTTGCAGGGGTCGTGCACGGAGTGGATTACCTGCGCAAGGTGAACCTGGGTGAAGATCTGAACCTGGGCCGGAACGTGGTGGTGGTCGGAGGCGGCAATGTGGCGATCGATTGTGCCCGGACCGCACTCCGGACAGGTTCCGACCAGGTCTTTATCCTGTACCGGCGGAGCAAGGACGAGATGCCCGCCTCCAGGGCTGAAATCCATCATCTTGAGGAGGAGGGCGTCAGGATTGAGATGCAGGCCGCCCCGGTCAAGATCCATGGTGAAAATGGCCGTCTGAACAAGATCGAGTGTATCCGGATGGGACTCGGTGAACCCGATGCCTCCGGACGGCGGCGTCCTGAGCCTATTGAAGGGTCGAATTTCATGATCGAGGCGGATGCCATCGTCCCGGCGATCAGCCAGGATGTCGACCTGGGGGCGATCGATGGAGTGGAGCTGAAACTCTCCCGCTGGAAGACCATCGAGGTTGACGAGGTCACCATGCAGAGTTCCGTCGACTGGCTTTTTGCCGGCGGCGATGATGTCTTGGGGCCGGAAACAGCCGCCAAGGCGATTTATCAGGGCAAGGAGGCGGCAGAGTCCATTATCCGATATCTGGAAGGGAAAGACCTGAAGGCGGGTCGGGTAGCTGAAAAGGAATAA
- a CDS encoding chemotaxis protein CheX: MKAELINPFLNSAKNVLETMCQTPCKSGKPYLKDNKVSFGEITGIIGMASEKISGCMVVSFSGNCILHVVASMLMEDVKPKLDAEVTDAVGELTNMICGGAKAQLAKLNHKFDLATPTMVAGQGVEISFYSDAPTIVIPFTTEHGDFVIEANLSEKEA, from the coding sequence ATGAAAGCTGAACTTATAAACCCCTTTCTCAACTCCGCCAAGAATGTTCTGGAGACCATGTGCCAGACCCCGTGCAAGTCAGGGAAACCTTATCTGAAGGACAACAAGGTCTCTTTCGGTGAAATCACCGGGATCATCGGCATGGCCTCGGAAAAAATCAGCGGCTGCATGGTGGTCAGTTTCTCCGGCAACTGCATTCTCCACGTCGTTGCCAGCATGCTCATGGAAGACGTTAAACCAAAGCTGGACGCCGAAGTTACAGATGCCGTCGGTGAACTTACCAATATGATCTGCGGCGGCGCCAAGGCACAGCTCGCCAAGCTGAATCACAAGTTCGATCTGGCCACTCCGACCATGGTCGCCGGTCAGGGTGTCGAAATCAGCTTTTATTCAGATGCCCCCACCATCGTGATTCCTTTCACTACCGAACATGGCGACTTCGTGATTGAAGCCAATCTCAGCGAAAAAGAAGCCTGA
- a CDS encoding F0F1 ATP synthase subunit epsilon, translating into MAETIKLEVVTPRGAVLSDDVDIVTAPGYGGEFGVLANHAPFLSTIKIGVMTYKKGGNAENVMISGGFCKVSDNVITFLVESAEFGRDIDVDRAMRAKERAEKRLAAAMQKQENINQVRAEAAMQRAMARLRAAGRE; encoded by the coding sequence ATGGCTGAAACTATCAAGCTTGAGGTTGTAACACCGCGCGGTGCAGTATTAAGCGATGATGTTGATATTGTGACTGCACCCGGTTATGGCGGTGAATTCGGAGTACTCGCCAACCACGCACCTTTCCTGAGCACCATCAAGATCGGGGTGATGACCTACAAGAAGGGCGGGAATGCAGAAAATGTCATGATCAGCGGCGGATTCTGTAAAGTTTCCGACAATGTCATCACCTTTCTTGTTGAATCTGCCGAGTTCGGACGGGATATCGATGTCGATCGGGCAATGCGCGCCAAGGAGCGGGCCGAAAAGAGACTTGCCGCTGCCATGCAGAAACAGGAAAACATCAACCAGGTGCGTGCTGAAGCCGCCATGCAAAGGGCAATGGCCCGTTTGCGGGCTGCCGGGCGAGAATAA